The nucleotide window ggatactggtgttgtttggttttattgaaaaaaaaagattttaaataaaaatttaaagaaaagttctCAAAAGCATAATGAAACTTATtgctttaaattaattcaatttttaaattgttttaaagattttattttttgaactgctTATTCATAAGAAAGTGTATATGTTTCTCTAGtgagcattaattttttttaatacagaccATGTCACTAAACAGGAGTAATTAATATTGACTAATTTTATATGGGGAAACATAAgcgaaatgaattattaaaatagaataaagtttaagtattgttttataagaaaaaaatagtgaaaatatttggctagaaaaaaagaaaagaaaaatgtgaataaataacaTGTTATGAATAGTAACTAGTTAATACACAACATAATAAATGAAGGTATTGTGTAATTTAATCagtgtaaatattaattactataaaattgtgaattttgtgTTATCAACTATTATTTAAGTGCACCCATGTATAcataattactgaataatttttttatttatatatttgtgctTGTTTATAGTTAGCAGAACTAACTTATAGTAGTAGTAGTCTTTAGATTGGTTGTTCATTACATTTCTTGTTATATTTCAACACGTGTTTTGGATAAGCCCAAAAATACACTGTCGATAGCTACCACATTAGTATTTACCAATCTATCATCAACAAGGTTTTGTAACACAATCTTCActgatagtttaatttttacttttttttgtggtgCTAGCTTTCCAAgttcctaaaagaaaaaaaaaatcatttaaccaGTGACAATATGTATTTGGTGTTGGTCAATGTGCTCCTGAACATCTTCATATGTAAACATTGTTccagtaaaaaagaaaactagacAAAATAATATTGCCTGTAATAATGTCAAGAGCATGCATTAAAATTGTGCTCACAGCATTTTTAATTGTACTGATTTTTAGGGGATCTATATTCAGTATAGCTTTGGCCATCAACATTTCAATTTAGTTCCAGATCTTGAATTCTTGCTATTCTCTGAGAAATTTCTTACATTAgctgtttctttctttcttatataaattttaatatttatgtatttaccaattaatatttcttatgtaGTTTACAATCTTATCCTATATTTTACAATCTTATAATCttatagtttttgttattatttgggAAACAGTATTGTTTGCTGatttaatgaacaattttataaatgttgcaaaattttattaagaaacgtGTAGCtgataattgtaatttatgtattactATGAAATAGAACTTCTTTGAGTTTTCAAACAAAGTTGGATGAGATTTTACAGAAGAGGGGTTTAGTAGTACTTTCCTGTAAATAAATGGCATAAGAATATTTGGCAATCTTGGTGATTTTATTGAAAAGCAAAAAGAAGttttggtacttacatattaacgccaccgcagctacagctttatttaaaattgagtatttattttattgagtctcgttattaattttaagaaatggttatttatatttatttattttataaatataatttaaccaaacttaacctacgcttgctttgctcgctaaccttgactaattaacaccgtaattttttgagtatttatttaataaattcagtaattattgcaattatttattatttagataacaataattactgaatttattaaataaatactcaaaaaattatggtgttaattatttaaggttagcgagcaaagcaagtgtaggttaagtttggttaaattatatttataaaataaataaagagactctatgttaaactctatatcggcccattttccactgaaatccgattgactactttgtttttaaataaagctgtagctgggGTGGCGTTAATAAGTAATTaccaaagttttttataaaaggaatcaGGAATTAATGTTTTaccacatttaatattatttattaaaagacaaaacaatattttaaataaattatttcattaattaattattaccttaATAATAGATTTAGAATTCAAGAGGATTTACCTATTGTCACTTTTGCCACTAGTTTGGTTTCTTGAGTATTTTTAGATGACAGACAATTTCACAGGCAAAATGCTATCCCAGTAAAGTTCAGTGTTTCTTGGTTAGTTGCCAGCCCAGTCAacataatttctataatatttgtatatatccaaaaaaagaagaataaaatataaataaaagtaaggaaAAGGAAATTGATCAACCAGCAGAGAAACTCCAACCAGGTTAGTTTAGTTAGTTTACCATCTTGCCcaggataaaaaataatcaatattttgttgtaattttgttaactaactctataaaaaaatatgtataattaaaaatgccCATTAGATTAGTACCTTTATAATAGTTGGGATATAACCTCTTGCCTTATTTTAGATCGCTGCTCCATAGTCTTGCCTAAGTTACTAATATAAGGTAGAACTTTGTTTACACCGAATTTTATgaataaggttttttcttttgaaaatagctTTTTCAGTGTTATTGATCAATTTGTATAATAGGCCAAATGTTGGAgcacaaaatacttttattaaaacccaaggaaaaagtttgaaatatttacatttttgacatagtatatattatatgtagTTATTCATTAGAATTAGTACTTTcacttaaaaagaaatcttttttttcatagcTACATCATATGAGTTCTTTTTTCTTCAGCACTTACACCATTTCATTTTGacataatctgaaaaaaatatttcttaaaacttgtagttttaagtattttcattgtatttattaattttaggcattacttagttaataaatatgtttagtttaacagtgaacaaaaattttgtaattacacTTAAGATTTTTgtcacaaatgtatttttttcttgaaacacCTAGGTAAATGATCGTGTGCATTGGTAGAAAATGGCTAtccatatttttagaatttattaattatgaatataattgtgCAAAGATTATTGCATAATTTGCTACTGGTAAcatgttatttacaaaattatttcttttttcagtgaTCATGCCatgaaacaatttcttttacacttGGATGATACTGTAGCCCTGGGTAGAAAATTCATTATTCAAGATTTAGATgaaagacatttatttatttctgctgATATACTTGATGTATTACAAGCAAGAGTAGATGATTTGATGGATCAGATTAGCGTTTCACTAGCTGATAAaggtatataaatagaaaaattgaagtgattatttatattaaaaatgacatcAAAGATAGGAACAGGGCGTGAGTCCGGTCGATTAAAAGATGTTAATCAAAAGAGGATACTGGATGAAGCTACCAGATGCAGACGGCAACGTAAAGCTCTTGAAGCCCTTGAACTGGACAATTTTCATGATGATCCACATCCTGATCTTGGTAAGAgaatccaataaaattttattataattatgaaaatggtATAGTCGTGTATGATAATCCCccaaaattacattcaaaagGATGATGTTTTATTATAACCAACTTGAAAAACTTTccttacttattttgttttaacaaatttcattgattattttttattttgaaaagagatTTCCTCTGGTGGTTCAGTAGTAAATTTCTTCCAGATAACATAactacaaggtttttttttaatgaaaaattgcatggtacttaagttatttaaaattttttttctaatcaacgTTGTTTAGTTTTGGACTATTTTAACTTAATGATGTATGCCTCTGCAGTTGTTGGTGGttgatattcaaagtattgtatttttaagcaaaacttaaaaaaaaatagttaaaaaaattgagattaaaaaataattgatttatcattgattttttaatttcatttcagcatattccttatcttatttttgttaaaacaggtTTCTTGCTTTTTGAGTTTCTTGAGATTGATTTTTATGGGCCTTTCCACActccgaaaaaataaaattataaatttttaaataaaataaggttctttaaaaaaacaccaaaaaactaaaaagttaaaaataatattgttcagttctttaaatattgaatttttgaagTTTGTACCAAATAAGGGACAATTTGTTgatagttgtatatttttaaatgtggtaCAGACTTGTAAAATTAGGATTTTAAAGAATTGAGTAGTATTAGTTGCTAAGtattaaatgcataaatttaacTCGTTGATTCAGTAGTGTTTTCGTAATATGTGACTGAAGTTAGGGGAAAAGTTTAAAAGATGTGAAGGTGTGGTTGTTAAAAGAAAAGTTCTGATTGCTGaacatttaaattgtattatttctgttttgtctAATTCTTTGAGATTTCTCTATACTAGAAAGGCAAAAATAGCTAGTAGCTAgtagataaaaattgttatagtatTGCTAGTAGGGAAAAATCATCAGATTTAAAGTTAGCCTACTGAGCTGATTTGTTGGTAAACTTATTattacaaatcagttgtttaacaactgattttcaaagttgaaagttctgaagttcaaatcgtagtaaaagttaataaaaatattagacagtggataccagtgtactttgctggttggggttcaattaaccacacacatttcaggaatgtttGGCATTAGTCTGAACAaaactacaccttatttacatgtcattccTGTCACCCATATTTCATTGATtcattgggggggggggggtttcttattgtttaccagttgaacagattgcaacgtacacattagaaattTAGAGATTTAAAGTTCTTTGGTTAGTTGCatttaacttttacaataattgttattgttgttattagaTAAGCATATCtggttgtagtttttttttgtgatattaaatCAGATAATCTGAAGTAGGGAAGTAAATGAACCACAATACAAACAAAATAGAGAGTGGCATAATTAAACTAAGAAAAGAGATaagaataaagttttgaaaacacTGGAGATTTCATTTGCATCTTATTTGCCAAACGTAGAATTTGAATGATAAGTGTTATGacggtcattcaaatataaaatggaattttgtccCACGGACTGAGGAAGAGCAGTGAATGTGGTGTTGTGTAATTAGTTGGATATATGTGGAGGGGAGCAGTTGGCTAGCCACGCTTGTAGGTCACATTTCCAGATGAGTAGCAGAATGTTTGAGCAAGAGGTACTATCATCCATTGCATAAcgaattataatttgatttcttGTCAGCGAAGgtgtcaaatcctctgaaattttgacttgACTCCAGGCACAGTTCTGAGATGCTACCCTGTCAAAAACTGAAGTGTTTGATTGGGCCAACAAATTTCTTAGTGGCTGTGATGCAGTGGAGAATGAAAGTCATGATCGTCTTCTGTGGACCAGCATCAATGATGACAACATTCAAGCAGTGACCTTGTAGAAGGTGACCGCTGTATAACTGTCACTGAAATTGCATCAGAGGTGGGCATAAGTGTTGGGACTGTGCATAAAATGTTGTCAGACACTCTTAGATAAGTAAAATATCAGCAAGGAGCTGGGTTTCATGTCTTTTCACTGAGGTACAGGGAAATGTTGGGAAAAACATCTATCAGCGGCTTCTGAATCACTTTGAGGAAGAAGGAAAGGCATTTTTGGACTGCATTGTGACCGTGACATAATGTGGGTTACAATAATAAGTATGGAGAATTGGAAAAGTGGGAAGGGGGTACCAATAAAATTCATTGGACACTTCTTGAAGCGCCCACCATACAGTTCAAACTTGTCACCGTGTGATTTCCATTTGTTAGTTTGCTGAAAGAAGTTTTTGGAAGGGAAAGATTTGAAAATCATGCTACAGTCAATCATTGTGTGTGCAATTGTTTGTTGGGGGTAACCATCTGTTTTTTTTGATGAGGGGTTCAGGAAGCTACCTATccagtggagaaaatgtatttctgttgaaggaaactagaaaaataaagtaatttatttataattttatctaatatcaataaagctgtgtaaatagattttaataagtaCTTGAATGTcccttgtaacaaaaaaatttgcccAGCTTTCATGTGCAGGTAAAAGTTGTATTTCTCAATTTTAAGTCATAGGTTAAATTTAGTGTGGTAAAatcaatttgtatatatatatatatattatatattagcatataaattaatctgaacacagaattttttgattattctATTTTGGTTACACTGATCACACCCATTCTTGAAGTGGTCTGTGTAATGAGAGGTAATTGTTCTatgataatttaacaattttcagcagtttgtaaaagtaaatttcattttttattataaaatcatacttttatattttttgttttgtgtgttttataatatataacaatagaCCTAAATCCAAGAAAGCGTTTGAAAATTGATCCTCTTTCTGAGTTTACCAGTATGACACAAGCTTCTGAGTGTGGGTTGAACTAGGGAAaatgaatactattttaaaacaatttaaaaaaattggttcctTTTCATCTCAAAGAAAAGGCAAGTGTggctgtaaaaaaagaattactccAATATGGATCatttattagtgagaaaaagtaaatttgatcCAAAATCTACTGTGGACTTGAATTGAGAATTAGCAACCAGTGGAACAGATATACATGTGACGACTGTTAGATGCTGACCtcttgcagctggatggaaagctcTTCATcaactaaaaagcagcttttaacatcaGCAGTGTATTACAAAAGGCTGTTGTGCACCAAAGTACATGCTAACTGGATTAAAGAAGACTGGAAAACTGTTATATTTTCCAACCAGTCATATATGTATGTTCAGGGGCAAATGAAAATAGAGCAgatgaaaatacaaaatggctCATATCCAACTGTTGGTTAAACattcccagaaaaaaatgttttggtgtTGTTTCACATTTATAGGCCCTTGTTCATtggaccaccgggttggtctagtggtgaacgcgttttcccaaatccgctgatttggtagtcgagagttccagtgttcaagtcctagtaaagacagttatttttacacggatttgagtactagatcgtggataccagtgttctttggtggttgggtttcaattaaccacacatctcaggaatggtcgaactgagaatgtacaagacttcacttcatttacactcatacatatcatcctcattcatcctctgaagaattatctaaacggtagttaccggaggctaaacaggaaaaataaagaaaaaaaaggcccttgttcattacttccagcaGATgctatgttgaaaagtgatggatatgtTTCAAGATTATGAAGGAAAGGGttgttaaaaacttcaaaatcgaTTCCCAAAAGGCAGTGgaatgtttcaacaagatttggCACCATGCCCTGCTGCCAACAAagtggaaaaatatttcaaagaataaaatgttattatgatGCTCCCATGATCAGAAAACTCCCCAGatttaaacccaattgaaaatctttgagcagtaataaaaaaatgactcaaaaatgaattgtatcacaattgatgtcattaaagcaataatatcagtGTAGTTTCATGATGAAGATATCAAAAACATTTGTTGTACACTTGTTAAATTGATGCCAAATCTTGTAGGTAAACTGATTAAGAATTAAGGAGGGgatattaattactatatattaacaaattgtaGAGGTGTGTTTCATACCTGtacaatctatttaattttttttttttaaatagtaaaagcttttttttcttttaagccagacttgtttttagtaaattgttgtatgctaaaaaaattcaactctatttactttttagtacCCATTAGTCTGACCTTTGTAAGGTTTTAGATGAGAAATCAGACATTTTTGTAGgttataagcaaatattttgcttgatttaaaacagttattcaaagaaatattaaatagttaaagtattaaaattttagaaaaaagaaagtaattaaatgattattttaagcctgaagaataaaattatattccttacattttattaactgcaatagaaatgtttaaaaattttccctGATAAATATAGTTGTGGAAAAgaacaacatttaaaatataacccaatttaaaaaaaaaaattaattaatagaataaagcTTTTCATATAGATTGAAAagtatcagaaatatttaaagatatatattgtttaaaaaaacagtgttattttaaaaacataatttagccAAGTGcaattttttacgctttaaataaaactcttgtcATTAGGTTtagaaaataacagtttttcttcttcattattttaagtataaatttatttgtttttctattaagtttttatacagttttaatattaaactttagcTTTCTTAGAAATTATTGCATAAATACAGAAAGTGCTTATCatttagatattttcattttttttcagtaatgagcAAAAAAGTACCCAAATTTCAAGAAACATTGGATACTAGAGTGCGTAAAAAGAAGTCAAAAAGTGCAGAGTATTATAAACAAAggtataatgatataataaatatttattatttttattgtaattattttatatgctttGGTATGAATTGAGATTATTTTGAATCAAGCCTTATGATCCTGATGTAAGCCAcataagatttgaaatttttgtatgatttttatacacaatgttttttattttcattgaacatCTACCTGACTgaacttttttaaagattatattaaattttaattctaaagttTGTTTCAGAAAGTATTAATAATGAGACCGTAGAAATTGACTGTTTTATTAAACAGTCAGACTGTTTATTAAACAGTcaattttctattgaaaatttgttGGTTTGTTAGCTTTGTTACTCATACAGTTAAAAGTTTGATTTTGTGAGGTCTTAAAGAGTTACcagaatttaaatcaaaaatttaattttttatcaataaaaagaagaaaggtTGATTCATTTAAGTTgaagtgatttattactaatctCAGAGGACATGATATTAATAGAAGTATTATGGCTGGTATGAAATGTACAGAAGGAATGATTTTAATGCATGCAGCTACTGCATAAGATATGGCATGTTATTCTAAGTCTATGAGGGATTTATGCATTatggtgtaaaaaatatattctactatGGTCTCAGAAGAGCCTAAAATTATACATGAATAGTAAAAGCAAAgcacataatttattatatattgttattattgtattgtaattgtGTGAGGATTTTA belongs to Lycorma delicatula isolate Av1 chromosome 1, ASM4794821v1, whole genome shotgun sequence and includes:
- the Tfb5 gene encoding transcription factor B5 — its product is MVNVMKGILVECDHAMKQFLLHLDDTVALGRKFIIQDLDERHLFISADILDVLQARVDDLMDQISVSLADKGI
- the LOC142330267 gene encoding zinc finger HIT domain-containing protein 1, which produces MTSKIGTGRESGRLKDVNQKRILDEATRCRRQRKALEALELDNFHDDPHPDLVMSKKVPKFQETLDTRVRKKKSKSAEYYKQRFRKSLQQLVEEDRNYHPDPPNYMSAQALPSQFPERHFCAVCGFPSNYTCIPCGARYCSVRCLGTHLDTRCLKWTA